GCGACTTCATCGCCGCCGCCCGCCAGGCCGCTGACTCCTTCTTCACCTACCTGCTGGTGACGGACCTGGTCAACGAGGCGGCGGTGAGCTTCCGGCGGCAGGGGCAGATCGCCTACGGCGCCTCAATGCTGGTCCACGGGTTCGACGAGCTCTACCGGGCCACCGGCCGGGCGGAGTACGCCCGCTACGCGGGGCTGGCCGGCTCCTGGTTCTTCGGCAACAACATCGCCGGCGTGGCCATGTACGACCCCGGGACGGGGCGCGGGTACGACGGGATCAACGGCGCCAACCCGTTCATGGTGAACCGGAACGCCGGGGCTGAGTCCACCGTCGAGGCGCTGCTCTCGCTCCAGCGCATCGTCCGGGAGCCCGAGGCGGCCCGGTACCTGGAGTACCGGGAGGTCGGCCGCTCCTACGCCGCGGTGGTGGAGGTGGAGAGCGGCCAGCCGGTCTCCGGTTCCCCCGAGTACGGTCGGCGCGACTGGACCGGCGAGGCCACCTTCTCGGGCGGCCGCTACTACGCCCTGGCCCCCGGCGACGCGGTGGAGCTGGAGCTCCCCGTGGCGGAGGCCGGGGAGTACCACCTCTACCTGGCCCACGAGCGCCAGGCCGCCCCCAAGGACGCCGGCGCCAACACTGTGCACGCCGTCCGGGCCCCGGGCCCGGTGCACATCGACGGCATCCTGGATGACGCCGAGTGGGCGGGGGCCCCGGCGCACGCCGTGGAGCGGCAGGAGCAGCTGCTGCGGGGCCGCTCCACCTGGCCCGGCGCGGAGGCCGACTCGTTCCGCTTCCGCCTCATGTGGGACGACGAGAACCTCTACATCGGCGCGGAGGTGCGCGACCCCGAGCACTGGCAGCAGAGCGTCGGCCCCGGCGTCTGGCAGGGGGATGCCCTCTGGGTCTACCTGGACACCGCCGGCGGCGGCAGCCGGGTGGACGTGAAGCTCACCTTCGCCCAGACCCCGCAGGGCCCCCAGGTGTGGGACTGGCGGGGCGGCGGCTTCCTCCCCGGCGCCCGCCTGGCGTTCCGGCAGCTGGACGGCGGCTACGTCTACGAGGCCGCCCTGCCGCTGGCCGCCCTGGGTCGGCTGGACGCACTGCCAGACCGGGCCGTACAGGCGGCCACGGGAGCTGTCTGGGTGGCGGGCATCGACGTGGGCCGCGGCGCCACCGGCGGCGGCTTCATGTGCTGGACCGGCCTCGACCCGGACGCGGCGGAGAACCACGCCCCGCTGGCCTTCGTCGCAGAGCCGCCCGCGCGGCAGGACGTGGTGGCCCCGGCCTCCCAGGGCCCGGCCGATGTGGCCGTGACGGTGGAGGTGGGGGAGCACGCTCCGCTGGTGCTGCACGAGGCCGTGAGCCCCGACCGCGACTACCTCTGGCTCGACCGCCTGACGGGGCTGCCGCTGCGCCTGGAGCCCGGCGTCTACCGGGTGCGCATCACGGGCAGCGGCGCCGATCCGGCGAGGCGCTCCGTGGTGGATGCGCTGTGGCTCGTGCCCAGCCGGCAGCGGAAGGTGCTGGCCGGCCCCGACGGGCGGCAGCTGGAGCTGATCCGCCACTGGAACGCCGGGTTCACGGAGTGGAAGGAGTGACCGGATACGTTGTTCGAACCAGTGCGTCTCGGCATCTCCGGCCTCGGCGGCTTCGGCCGGTTCGCCCTGGACGCCCTCGCCCGCACCCCTGAGGTCCGGGTGGTGGCCGTCCACGACGTCGACGGGGAGCGCGCCGTCCGGATCGGCGGCGCCGCGGGCGCGGCGGTCTGCTCCACCTACGCGGAACTGGTGACGCACCCGGAGGTGGAGGTGGTCTACCTGGCCACGCCGCCGTCCGCCCACGGCCCCCAGGCGCTGGAGGCCCTGCGGAACGGGCGCCACGTCTTCGTGGAGAAGCCGCTGGCCACGTCCCCGGACGAGGCCGACGCCATCGCACGCCTCGCGGCCCAGGCGGGGCGCAAGGTCGGCATCAACTACGTGCTCCGCTTCAACCCCATCTACCGGCTGGCCCGGCGCATCGCAGCAAGCGGGCTGCTGGGGTCCCTGCGCCACATGAGCCTGGAGAACGACGCCGCCGACGAGAACCTGCCTCCGGGCCACTGGTTCTGGGACCCGGCGGTGAGCGGCGGCATCTGGGTGGAGCACGGCGTCCACTTCTTCGACATCGCCGCACACCTGGCCGGCGCCCGGGGCGAGATCCAGTACAGCCAGGCCTGGCGGCGGGCCCCCGAGGGCCCCGTCGACCGGGTGGTGGCGGTGGCCCGCTTCGGCGACGTCCCCGCCACCTTCTACCACGCCTTCGACAAGCCCGGCCGCATCGAACGGACCACGTTCCGGCTGGCGCACGACGTGGGCTACATTGACGTCCTCGGCTGGATGCCGGTGGCGCTGGAAGCCGAGGCGATCCTGGACGAGGCCGGCCTCTCGGCGCTCACCGCCCTGGTCTCCGGCGGCATCCTGGAGATGGGGGCCGGGCGGACGGCGCCCATCCGGGCCGCCCTGGACCTGGTCCAGGGCTACCCGGGCCAGGAGCGGCGGACCCGCGGCCGGTGGGCGGACCGGGAGGTCAGCCACCGGGTGAGGCTCACCGTCGAGTGCCCCGAGGGCAAGATGGCGGTCTACGCCCGGACGATCCAGGCCGGCGTCGCCGACTTCGCCCGGGGCGTGCGGGACCCGTCCTACCGGCCCGAGGTGACCCTGGCGGACGCGGCGGCCTCCCTCGGCCTGGCCGTGGCCGCCGCCGGCGGGGCGGTCTGCGCACCGACCGGCCCCTGATCCCGCCGCGCCGCATCCCGTACTCAACAGCAAGAAGGGGGCCCCGATTGTGCTGAAGCTCAAGCGCCTGTCGCAGCAGCCCATCCTCACACCGATCCGGGCGCACGCCTGGGAGCGGGAGGCCGTGTTCAACGCGGGCGCGCTCTACGAGAACGGGCTGTTCTACCTGTTCTACCGGGCGGCCGACAACCGCTTCCGCCTGGACCGCCCCGAACCGCGGCCGGAGGAGAAGTTCGTCTCCTCCATCGGCCTGGCGGTGTCGCGCGACGGCGTCAACTTCTCCCGGTTCGACCGGCCCGTCTTCACGCCCGCCACCGAGCAGGAGGCCTGGGGGGTGGAGGACCCGCGCATCACGCGCATCGGCGACACCTACTACATGCTCTACACGGCCTTCGGCGGCCGGGACTGGTATGACTACCGCCCGGCGATCGCCTGGTCGCAGAACCTCATCGACTGGCAGGGGCGGGAGATCCTGCTGGACGAGCCGAACAAGGACGTGGCCCTCTTCCCGGAGAAGGTGGGCGGGCGCTACGTGCTCCTGCACCGGCGCGAGCCCCACATCTGGATCGCCTTCTCCGAGGACCTGCGGCACTGGACCGACCACCAGGTGCTGATGGAGGCGCTGCCCGGCGGCTGGGAGGCGAAGAAGATCGGGGCCGCCGGCCCGCCCCACCGGACCGAGGCCGGGTGGGTGCTCTTCTACCACGCGGTGGACGCCGACCACGTCTACCGGCTGGGCGTGGCCCTGCTGGACCTGGAGGATCCCACCCGGGTCCTGGCCCGCTACCCGCACCCGATCCTCGAGCCCGAGACCGACTGGGAGCGGTACGGGCTGGTGCCCAACGTGGTCTTCTCGTGCGGCTCCGTGGAGAAGGACGGCGCGTACTACGTCTACTACGGCGCCGGCGACTGCTGCATGGGCGTGGCGGCCGTGGACCGGTCCGCGCTGCTCTGGCACCTCACGCAATCGAAGTAGGGGCGCCGGCATGCCGGCGGCCACGGCAGCACGTCCCCGCACCGCCCCGTCTCTCGCACCTGCCCATCCCCATCAGGAGGCCGACGACGCATGATCAAGCTGGAGCGACTCTCTGACCGGCCGATCCTGGAGCCCAACCCCGCCCACGAATGGGAGCGGGCGGCGGTCTTCAACACGGCCGCCATCTACGACAACGGGCTCTTCCACCTGCTCTACCGGGCCACGGACATCGGCTGCCACGCCCGCTACGGCCGCTACATGAACAGCATCGGCTACGCCGTCTCCTCCGACGGCGTCCACTTCAGCCGCCTCGACCGGCCGGTGATGGCCCCGGGCGAGCACATCCAGGAGCTGCGGGGGCCGGAGGACGGCCGGCTGGTGAAGATCGGCGACACCTACCACCTGACCTACACCGGCTTCTCCGACCGGTTCGAGGGCGACTACCGCATCTGCCGCGCCACGTCAAAGAACCTGATCACCTGGGAGCGGCACGGCGTGGTGCTGGATGAGCCCAACAAGAACGCCTCGCTCTTCCCCGAGAAGGTGGGCGGGCGCTACTGCCTGCTCCACCGCCGGTACCCGGACATCTGGATCGCCTTCTCCGACGACCTCGTCACCTGGACCGACCACCGGAAGGTCCTCTCACCCATCCCGGGCACCTGGCAGGACGCCCGGGTGGGCATCGCCGGCCCGCCCATCAGGACCCGGCAGGGGTGGGTGCTGATCTACCACGCCGCCCGGAAGGCCGACAACTCCTACCGGCTGGGCATCGCCCTGCTGGACGCCGCCGACCCCTCGGTGGTGCTGGCCCGCCAGGCCGAGCCGATCATCGAGCCGGAGCTGGAGTGGGAGCGGGTGGGCTTCGTACCCAACGTGATCTTCTCCAACGGCCACGCCCTGCGGGGCGACGACCTCTACGTGTACTACGGCGGCGCCGACACCGTGATCGGCGTGGCGGCCGTGCGGTACTCGGACCTGCGGTTCTGACGCTTCCTGCCATCCCCCTGTGCATCGCGCGAGGGCACCGGCCTGCGGCTGCAGGCAGGTGCCCTTATCCAGCAGAGGACATCTGCGAACGGTTGGTCATCGCCCGGGCCAGGGGGCGCGGCTGAAACGCACCTAGGGCACGCTCACCACGAACGTGTACCGGACCTCCTGCCCGGCCCGGGTGAGGACCACGACCTCGACCTCCCAGTCGCCGGGCATCCCGAAGATGATGGGGTCGGCCACGTAGACGCCCGGCTCCGTCTCCCTGGCCTCGACGGAGTGCAGGCCGATGTCGTGATCCCGCTCCCGGACCCGCAGGCCCACGCTCGCCCCGGAGATGGGCGTGCCGTCGTGCTCGGCGACCTCGACCGTGGGCGTGTTCATCCCAATGCGGGCAGGTGTGATCTTCAGCCGCAGCGCCAGGGGCTGCAGGTGCACCAGCGAGGAGAAGGGGCCGGACCGGGCACGGATCTCGGCCCTGGCCGGCGGCATGCTGGTGAGGAAGCCGGTGGCCGCCACGATGGCGACCAGCAGCGCCAGCTCCGCCCAGACCGCCCGGCCGAACCGGCCGTGTCCCCGGCGCACCATGTTGAGCGCCCCCAGGGCGAGGACCGGCACCAGCAGGGCCAGCTTGGTGGCCAGCGTTCTGCCGTAGGTGGTGGTCGTGACGGCCTCGGGGCCCGGCACGTGCAGCAGGGCGCCGTAGGCTCCGGTGCCCGCCAGCAGCAGGACGGCGGCGGCGGCGACCGGCGTGAACCGGCGGATGACCGGGTCGAGGAGCGCCCGCCGCTCCGCTGGGCCGAGCGACGGCAGCGTCAGGGCGAACCCGGCGAGACCGCCCGCCCAGGCCGCCGCGGCGAGCAGATGGACGAAATCGGCCGCCACGGGAAGCCACTGCCGCGTGGCCATGGCGTGGCTCTGCAGGCTGAGGGTGAGCAGCAGGCCGGCGCCGGGCAGCAGGGCGAGCGCCCGGGTCAGGGGGCCGCCGAGCCGCCCGGCGTAGGTCAGGATGCTCCCGGCGAGCAGGCCCAGGGCCGAGCGCACCAGCCAGAGCTGCCCCGTGCGGGTGCCGGTGGCTGCGTTGAGCAGCAGTCCGGCCGAGAGCGGCTCGCCGGAGGCCTGCACGGCGTACAGGCCCAGTTCGCCGAGGCCCGAGAGGATCAGGAGGCTGCTCAGCACGTCGCCCACCAGCCGCAGCGACCCGGGCAGTCGCCGCACGCCGGCCACCGGCGTCCAGACCAGCAGGAGGAATGCCGGCAGGCCGGCCAGGAGGAGCGAGAGCCACTGCGTCAGGCCGTGGAGCAGGCCGGCCGGAAGCGAGACGCCCGGTGCGCCTGCGCCGCCGGCTGCCTCCGCCGGGGGCGGCGCCGTGCCCACGGAGAAGGCCAGCGTCCCCTGGACCACGTGGCCGTCCAGCGAGGTCACGCGGTAGCTGATCGTATACAGCCCCTCGCCGAGCGGTCTCAGTCCCGCCACGAGCCTCGTCGGGTCCTGCGGATCCACGCGCCCGTCGCCGGCGTCCACGCGGACGCCGGCGCTGTCGCGCACCTGGATGGCCGTGAACGCCGCGGTGACCGGCTCGCTGAACCGGACCTCCACCGCCGTGGGGGGCTCGCGCAGCACCGCCCCGTTGGGGGGGCCGCTGCCCACCAGCTCGGCGTGCGCCCCGGCCCGGCCCGGCGTCACGATGAGGGCGGCCACCGCGGCCAGGATCAGCACCAGGCGCTTCACGGCGGGCTCCCTACCTCCTGCGGAGGGAGAGGACCAGGGCGGCTGCGCCCAGGACCAGCCCGCCGTAAGCGGCACCGGTGGTGAGCGGGCTGGCGGCCGCGGCGGGCGCCTGGGCGGCAGCGGGATCAGCGGCAGGAGCGGGAGCCGGAGCGGGCGCCGTGGGCGCAGGCGGCGCCTGCTCCTGGCCGTGGGCGTCTGTCACGGCCTCGCCGGCCCTCACCTCCATGAAGGAGGCGGGGGTGTTGGAGTCCGAGGCGCCCGCCCAGGCGACCACCTCGCCGCCCTCGTAGGTCTGGTAGACCCGCCAGGCGTACCGGCCGGGGGTGGCGTGGGTCTTGCCCTGGAACTCGAAGTCCTGGAACTCGCCGTCCAGGATCTTGCCGCCCGACCAGGTGATCGCGGTCACGGTCCTGCCGTCGGCGCCCCGGGTGAACTCATAGTTCCAGCCGGGCACCGGCTTGACCCGGGAGACGGCGAACCCCTCGGGCACCTCCACCCTGACCTCGACGGTGGGGACCTCCTTCTCGTTGGGCACCCGGAGCACGAACACCTCGTAGCTGCCGGCGGTCACGACCCTGGGCTGCACGGTGGCGTGGGCGCCGGCCAGCCCGGGCACGAAGAAGAGGGAGAGGGCCGCGACGATGCCCGCAGCAACAGCTTTCTTCAACATATAGATCCCCCTTGTTACCTATCTGTGGTGTGAATTACCACAGTCTGGCCCGCGCGTCACTGGGGCGACGACCTGAGCCCGTTAGGTAGCATGCCCGATGTCGAAGGCCAGGCGCTCGGCGGCGACAGCGAGCACGGCGAATCGCCGAAGGCGGCCGCCGCCTGCCGCGGTGCTCCGGCGCGCACACCGCCGGGCACCGCAGTGCAGCAGAACACCACGACCACCAGCCCCAGCGGAGTGGTGGTCGTGGCGTTCTATGCTGAACCTGGAGCCCGGCGGCGAACCCCCGAAAGGAGGGGCAGTATGGTCAAGCAGTACGCGAGCCGAATTCCGGTTGGCTGCCGCCACGTCTGTAAGGGGAATCGACGGCCGGGCTCCCGGGCACCGCGGGGTGCCTGGTTCCATTATTGCCCAGACCAGCTTTCGTCAAACCGGACCGGAGCCGACTATCAACCTTCATGATCGGCATAGTGCGCACAGAGCTGCAGTGCTCATACGGGAGGTCCGTGCAACAGAAAACCATGGCCACCGACCTAGGGAAAGCAGGATATGGGTACAGTGGAACAGAATAACAATTCGGAGCCCGGCGGCGAGCCCCCGAAAGGAGGGGGCAATATGGTGAGTCTCACCATAACAGGGCGACACGATAGCCGTCGCCTTGCTCGTGCTGATCGTGCTCAGCACGGTTGCTTCAGCCGCTAAAGACAAGCGGTAGGCTATGCGATTTCTTGCTGGCTGCCGCCAAGTCTTGAACGGGGACGCGACAGCCGGGCTCCCGGGCACCGCAAGGTGCCCGCTTCCATTATTGCCTAGACTAGAAATCGCTAGTCGGAGCCCGGCGGCGAGCCCCCGAAAGGGGGACGCGACAGCCGGGCTCGCAGGCACCGCAATCAAACCGGGGTCGACCACGCGCAAAGCCCGGCGGGCTGCGCCGCCGGGCTTCCGAGCACTACTTGTACTGATCCACGAGCTTCTGCCAGACCGCCGGGTCCACCGACCAGTCCCGGTTGACGATGCCCTCGGCCGGGTAGCCGGCCACGCGGTCCTCGTACCGGACCGAGTTCGGGTCCTCGTAGACGATGCCCGTCACCAGCTCCTCCGTCTCCATCAGCTTCTTCATCGCCGCGAAGCGGTCGTGCCGGTCGTAGGTCGGGTCCTCGTCCAGGTTGGTCAGGTGCTGCTTGAAGAAGTCGAAGGTGTTCTGCTTGTTGAACGTAACGCACGGCGAATACGTATTCACCAGTGCGAAGCCCGGGTGCTGGATCGCCCGCTTGATGATCTCCACCAGCTGCTTCTGGTTGGCCGAGAAGCCGTTGGCCACGAAGCCGCAGCCCGAGGCGATGGCCAGCTGCAGCTGATTCACCGTCCGCTCCACGTTGCCCGCCGGCGTCGACTTCGTCTGGAAGCCGTGCTCCGAGGTGGGCGAGGTCTGGCCCTTGGTGAGGCCGTAGATCATGTTGTCCATCACGATATAGGTGATGTCCACGTTGCGCCGCAGGGCGTGCATGTAGTGCCCCATGCCGATGGCGAAGCCGTCGCCGTCACCGCCGGCCGCGATCACCGTCAGCTCCCGGTTGGCCAGCTTCAGCCCCTGGGCCGCCGCCAGCGCCCGCCCGTGGACGGTGTGCAGGTTGTAGGAGTTGATATAGTTGCCGATCTTGCCGGAGCAGCCGATGCCCGAGACCACGGCCACCTTCTCCGGCTCGATCCCCAGCTCAACCAGCGCCTTCTGCAGGGCCGCCAGCACGCCGAAGTCGCCGCAGCCCGGGCACCACCAGGACTTCTCCGAAGTCCGGAAATCCGCCATGGTAACTGCCATCTCGCCTACGCCTCCTTCGCTGCCAGCGCGATCGTCGGGTCGTCGGTCGGCCGCACGCCCTGGCCGCCGCCGGTGACCAGGTACTGCGCCTCGCCGGCGAGCACCGCGCGGGCGCCGTCGACGATGTCCTTGACGGTGAACAGGTTGCCGTCGTACCGGAGCAGGCTCGCCACCTTGGAGGCGTCGTAGCCCGTGCCCTTCAGCATGAAGGCGAACTGGCCCGTGGCGTTGGACTCGACCACCAGCGCCTTGCCGTCGCCCACGTAGCGGGCGATCTCAGCGGTGGGCACCGGGTAGATCAGGCGGATCTGCAGCACGCCGACCTTCTTGCCCGTCATCTGCTCGATGATGGGCTGCGCCTCCTTCGCGGCGCCCAGCGTCGTGCCGAAGGCCAGCAGCACCAGGTCGGCGTTGGGGCTGCCGAAGTAGCGCACCGCCTCGGTGTTGACCTTCGTAATGCGCCGCAGGCGGCGGTTCATCATATAGACGCGGTTGGCGGGGTTCTCCGTCACCTTGCCCATCGGGCCGTGCTCGGCGCCGGTGGCCAGGAACTGGCCGTTCTTCATGCCCGGCAGCGAGCGGGCGGAGACGCCGTTCTCATTGACCTGCTTGCTGTACCGCTCGAAGATGTCGCGCCCCAGCGCCGCCAGCTGCTCCGGATCGGCGATGGGCCCGCGGTCGATCTTCGGCAGGTTGGCGAGGTCGGCCGCGTCAGGCTCCACGGTCTGCTGGAACAGGGCCAGCGCCAGGTCGGAGGCGATCAGCACCGGGCAGTGGTAGTTGTCGGCCAGGTTGAATGCCTCGGCGGTCAGCGGGATGAGCTCCTCCACGGAGCCCGGCGCCAGGACGATGCGCGGGCCGTCGCCGTGGCCGCCGTAGGCCATCGCGAGCAGGTCGGACTGCTCCTGCTTGGTGGGCATGCCCGTCGAGGGGCCGCCCCGCTGCGTGTTCACCACCACCACCGGC
This genomic stretch from Symbiobacterium terraclitae harbors:
- a CDS encoding 2-oxoacid:ferredoxin oxidoreductase subunit beta; this encodes MAVTMADFRTSEKSWWCPGCGDFGVLAALQKALVELGIEPEKVAVVSGIGCSGKIGNYINSYNLHTVHGRALAAAQGLKLANRELTVIAAGGDGDGFAIGMGHYMHALRRNVDITYIVMDNMIYGLTKGQTSPTSEHGFQTKSTPAGNVERTVNQLQLAIASGCGFVANGFSANQKQLVEIIKRAIQHPGFALVNTYSPCVTFNKQNTFDFFKQHLTNLDEDPTYDRHDRFAAMKKLMETEELVTGIVYEDPNSVRYEDRVAGYPAEGIVNRDWSVDPAVWQKLVDQYK
- a CDS encoding sugar-binding protein; the protein is MRRTLRWALRRTGLPLHGSPPLRRVLAAGLVLLIFILAGCTSSPGPAPGPVPERVDIDPPWGPEAVERPMRSGLINLTHLNSLVEPMEVEGRELSLVHIYAEAPSYGWVDASDEGIACVDDVARAVIVYLNYYRDTEDPAALAQARRLLNFVLYMQAEDGEYYNFVTDNRGTINRTGQTSYKAWSWWAARGQWALAEGYALFRELDPEYAAQLREAYLRGEEALKASLTGYGRWDELHGARVPAWLLGGGSDLTALALYGLAAWYEAEPNDQTRALMEQLGEAVAAYQLGSFAEYPFGAQPSNAASTALWHAWGSHQVMALARAGRLLGRGDFIAAARQAADSFFTYLLVTDLVNEAAVSFRRQGQIAYGASMLVHGFDELYRATGRAEYARYAGLAGSWFFGNNIAGVAMYDPGTGRGYDGINGANPFMVNRNAGAESTVEALLSLQRIVREPEAARYLEYREVGRSYAAVVEVESGQPVSGSPEYGRRDWTGEATFSGGRYYALAPGDAVELELPVAEAGEYHLYLAHERQAAPKDAGANTVHAVRAPGPVHIDGILDDAEWAGAPAHAVERQEQLLRGRSTWPGAEADSFRFRLMWDDENLYIGAEVRDPEHWQQSVGPGVWQGDALWVYLDTAGGGSRVDVKLTFAQTPQGPQVWDWRGGGFLPGARLAFRQLDGGYVYEAALPLAALGRLDALPDRAVQAATGAVWVAGIDVGRGATGGGFMCWTGLDPDAAENHAPLAFVAEPPARQDVVAPASQGPADVAVTVEVGEHAPLVLHEAVSPDRDYLWLDRLTGLPLRLEPGVYRVRITGSGADPARRSVVDALWLVPSRQRKVLAGPDGRQLELIRHWNAGFTEWKE
- a CDS encoding YcnI family protein, giving the protein MKKAVAAGIVAALSLFFVPGLAGAHATVQPRVVTAGSYEVFVLRVPNEKEVPTVEVRVEVPEGFAVSRVKPVPGWNYEFTRGADGRTVTAITWSGGKILDGEFQDFEFQGKTHATPGRYAWRVYQTYEGGEVVAWAGASDSNTPASFMEVRAGEAVTDAHGQEQAPPAPTAPAPAPAPAADPAAAQAPAAAASPLTTGAAYGGLVLGAAALVLSLRRR
- a CDS encoding 2-oxoacid:acceptor oxidoreductase subunit alpha; this translates as MLKEVCWQIGGEQGSGLDSTAEVFNTVASRAGYYVYAYKTFASRIKGGHTDFTTRISVERVLAPAAGVNLLVVLDQESINLCARNVYPGAIVLADEAFDPQLPEGLDAKLLTMPFNKMALALGNTLMKNNIVLGASAAFLGLPLEHFKKYAVRRWGNKGEDFVALIHTAMEQGYNHVVENWPDLRLELAQPDGQERLLMTGNDAAALGALAGGCRLMFSYPITPASEIAENLVKAFPKVGGIAVQMEDELGSIVACVGAGFGGARAMTATSGPGISLMQEAIGLASMTETPVVVVNTQRGGPSTGMPTKQEQSDLLAMAYGGHGDGPRIVLAPGSVEELIPLTAEAFNLADNYHCPVLIASDLALALFQQTVEPDAADLANLPKIDRGPIADPEQLAALGRDIFERYSKQVNENGVSARSLPGMKNGQFLATGAEHGPMGKVTENPANRVYMMNRRLRRITKVNTEAVRYFGSPNADLVLLAFGTTLGAAKEAQPIIEQMTGKKVGVLQIRLIYPVPTAEIARYVGDGKALVVESNATGQFAFMLKGTGYDASKVASLLRYDGNLFTVKDIVDGARAVLAGEAQYLVTGGGQGVRPTDDPTIALAAKEA
- a CDS encoding copper resistance protein CopC translates to MKRLVLILAAVAALIVTPGRAGAHAELVGSGPPNGAVLREPPTAVEVRFSEPVTAAFTAIQVRDSAGVRVDAGDGRVDPQDPTRLVAGLRPLGEGLYTISYRVTSLDGHVVQGTLAFSVGTAPPPAEAAGGAGAPGVSLPAGLLHGLTQWLSLLLAGLPAFLLLVWTPVAGVRRLPGSLRLVGDVLSSLLILSGLGELGLYAVQASGEPLSAGLLLNAATGTRTGQLWLVRSALGLLAGSILTYAGRLGGPLTRALALLPGAGLLLTLSLQSHAMATRQWLPVAADFVHLLAAAAWAGGLAGFALTLPSLGPAERRALLDPVIRRFTPVAAAAVLLLAGTGAYGALLHVPGPEAVTTTTYGRTLATKLALLVPVLALGALNMVRRGHGRFGRAVWAELALLVAIVAATGFLTSMPPARAEIRARSGPFSSLVHLQPLALRLKITPARIGMNTPTVEVAEHDGTPISGASVGLRVRERDHDIGLHSVEARETEPGVYVADPIIFGMPGDWEVEVVVLTRAGQEVRYTFVVSVP
- a CDS encoding glycoside hydrolase family 130 protein — translated: MIKLERLSDRPILEPNPAHEWERAAVFNTAAIYDNGLFHLLYRATDIGCHARYGRYMNSIGYAVSSDGVHFSRLDRPVMAPGEHIQELRGPEDGRLVKIGDTYHLTYTGFSDRFEGDYRICRATSKNLITWERHGVVLDEPNKNASLFPEKVGGRYCLLHRRYPDIWIAFSDDLVTWTDHRKVLSPIPGTWQDARVGIAGPPIRTRQGWVLIYHAARKADNSYRLGIALLDAADPSVVLARQAEPIIEPELEWERVGFVPNVIFSNGHALRGDDLYVYYGGADTVIGVAAVRYSDLRF
- a CDS encoding glycoside hydrolase family 130 protein, translated to MLKLKRLSQQPILTPIRAHAWEREAVFNAGALYENGLFYLFYRAADNRFRLDRPEPRPEEKFVSSIGLAVSRDGVNFSRFDRPVFTPATEQEAWGVEDPRITRIGDTYYMLYTAFGGRDWYDYRPAIAWSQNLIDWQGREILLDEPNKDVALFPEKVGGRYVLLHRREPHIWIAFSEDLRHWTDHQVLMEALPGGWEAKKIGAAGPPHRTEAGWVLFYHAVDADHVYRLGVALLDLEDPTRVLARYPHPILEPETDWERYGLVPNVVFSCGSVEKDGAYYVYYGAGDCCMGVAAVDRSALLWHLTQSK
- a CDS encoding Gfo/Idh/MocA family protein; translated protein: MFEPVRLGISGLGGFGRFALDALARTPEVRVVAVHDVDGERAVRIGGAAGAAVCSTYAELVTHPEVEVVYLATPPSAHGPQALEALRNGRHVFVEKPLATSPDEADAIARLAAQAGRKVGINYVLRFNPIYRLARRIAASGLLGSLRHMSLENDAADENLPPGHWFWDPAVSGGIWVEHGVHFFDIAAHLAGARGEIQYSQAWRRAPEGPVDRVVAVARFGDVPATFYHAFDKPGRIERTTFRLAHDVGYIDVLGWMPVALEAEAILDEAGLSALTALVSGGILEMGAGRTAPIRAALDLVQGYPGQERRTRGRWADREVSHRVRLTVECPEGKMAVYARTIQAGVADFARGVRDPSYRPEVTLADAAASLGLAVAAAGGAVCAPTGP